A window of the Fusobacterium sp. JB019 genome harbors these coding sequences:
- the pth gene encoding aminoacyl-tRNA hydrolase gives MKLIIGLGNPGKKYEKTRHNIGFMVVDEISRKLNLNNFKEKFKGLLIETSYNNEKLFLLKPQTYMNLSGESIVELVNFYKLDIEKDVIVIYDDMSMDFGKIRIREKGSAGGHNGIKSIISFLGDKFTRIKVGIGGAKTDDKIIEHVIGRFSIEEEKDLGIIIENVSEMTLLLAKGEKKDKVLQKTNKK, from the coding sequence ATGAAATTAATAATTGGATTGGGAAATCCAGGTAAAAAGTATGAAAAGACAAGGCATAATATAGGTTTTATGGTGGTTGATGAAATTTCTAGAAAATTAAATCTTAATAATTTCAAAGAGAAATTTAAAGGATTATTAATAGAAACTAGTTATAATAATGAAAAATTATTTTTATTAAAACCACAAACGTATATGAACTTAAGTGGGGAATCGATAGTTGAACTTGTTAATTTTTATAAGTTGGATATTGAAAAAGATGTGATAGTAATTTATGATGATATGTCTATGGATTTTGGAAAAATAAGAATAAGAGAAAAAGGTAGTGCTGGTGGACATAACGGAATAAAATCAATTATATCTTTTTTAGGAGATAAATTTACAAGAATTAAAGTCGGTATAGGTGGAGCAAAAACTGATGATAAGATTATAGAACATGTAATAGGTCGGTTTTCAATAGAAGAAGAAAAAGACTTGGGAATTATAATTGAAAATGTTTCTGAAATGACTTTATTGTTAGCAAAAGGTGAAAAAAAAGATAAAGTATTGCAGAAAACTAACAAAAAGTGA